The genomic interval CTTGCGGCCGCTATATTTGCCGGTTTTCAGCGTCACGCAATAGCTCCCGCCGCAGGCCGCAATCACCGCCGTTTCGCCGGAGGCCGTCTTCCAACTGCCGACGATCGGCTCTTCGGCCTGTACTGTGCCCGCGATCACGGCGATGGCGCCGGCAAGAATGAAACTGCGGATCATCTTTTCCTCCCTGATGTCCTCTGACCGGCCGCGAAAATAACTGACGCGAACGTA from Rhizobium lentis carries:
- a CDS encoding DUF2147 domain-containing protein — translated: MIRSFILAGAIAVIAGTVQAEEPIVGSWKTASGETAVIAACGGSYCVTLKTGKYSGRKIGTLAGTGGSYAGEITDPAADKTYSGSGKVSGNSLKMQGCVLKILCKTQTWTRL